In Calditrichota bacterium, the genomic window GCCTCATCGGTGCGCGCGTGGTTGATGCGGGTGCCAAGCCTCTCCTCCATCCACATTCTGCCGCCGCCGGCGCCGCAACAAAAGCTGCGCTGCTTGTGCCGCGAGAGCTCGCGCGGTGGTTTGCCCGTGGCCGCCTGCAAGACCTCGCGCGGGCGGGAGTAGATGTTGTTGTACCGTCCCAGATAGCAAGAGTCGTGAAAAACCACCTCGCTCGCCACGGAGCCGGTTGGCCGCAACCGCCCTTCTGCCAAGAGTTGGGCTAACAGTTCCGAATGATGCACCACCTGGTAGGAGCCGCCAAACTGCCGATACTCATTCTTGAGCACATTGTAGCAGTGTGGGCATGAAGTGAGCACTTTCTTGACCCCATAGCGTCCGAAAAGTTCGACATTCTGCTGCATGAGGGTCATGGCCACGTACTCGTTGCCGGCCCGGCGCGCCGGGTCCCCGCAGCAGCTTTCCTCCGCGCCGAGCACCGCGTAGCTCACCCCGGCGGCATTGAGCAGGTGGGCCAACGCCCGCGAAATCTTCACGCCGCGATCGTCGAAGGATCCTGCGCACCCCACGAACCAGAGGTACTCGGCATCGGGACGCTCCTGAATGCTGGGCACTCCCAGTCCCTCAGTCCAGGCGGCACGGCTGGCGCTGGAGATCCCCCAGGGATTGGCGTTAGTCTCCAGCCCCCTGAACGCGGGATTCAACTCCTGCGGAAAGCGAGCCTCGGTGAGCACCAGGGCCCGCCGCATGTCGACAATCTTGCGCACGTGCTCGATCGCCACCGGGCAGCGCTCCTGGCAAGCGAAGCAGGTCGTGCAACTCCAGAGCACCTCATCGGCGACGGCCTCGCCAAGCAGGGCCCTTGTCCCCTGACCGGGCGTGTCAGCGCGGGACGACTGCCCCTCGCGGCCCATCTGCTCCCTCAGGTCGAGAATGAGCTGCTTCGGGGAAAGAGGCTTGCCTGTAGCATGCGCCGGACAAACATCCTGGCAGCGGCCACATGAGGTGCAGGCATCCAAGTCAAGAAGCTGCTTCCAGGTGAACTCGTTCATGCGCGTGACGCCAAAGGTCTCGGAGCTCTCGATGTCGATGGGGAGTAGCTCGCCGCGCGGCCCCAGGGACTTGAAATAAACATTGGCCGGCGAAACGAGAATATGAAAGAGCTTGGAATACGGGAGGTAGGCGACGAAGCCCATCGACACCACGAGATGTCCCCACCAGAGAAGGCGATGCAGGCTCAACTTGTCGGCCTGCCCAAGGGGCGCCACAAAGGTAGCCAGCCAGTTGCCCACCGGTGACCAGGCCCGCCATGGCGGCAGGGTGGCTGCTATGCGCGTTGCCTCGATGAAGAAGCCACTCACGCCAATCACGAACAGCAAGGAAAGAAGCACGGCGTCATCGACGCGGTTGTTGAGCCGCTGCGGGCGCAACACGTAGCGACGCACCGCCGCGAGGAGCAGACCAACCAAGAAGAGGGCACCGAAAAGATCCAACAGCAGCGAAAAGTAGAGGTAGAACCGCCCGTGT contains:
- a CDS encoding 4Fe-4S dicluster domain-containing protein yields the protein METLIKPTREIYWNVPGYGWLYLIFVVALVVFGYGVYRHVRLWGMGKPEDRTDRPLLRLRHLLADGLLQRAVLREAFPGLMHALIFFGFAALFIGTLLVFLQADFGLQILHGRFYLYFSLLLDLFGALFLVGLLLAAVRRYVLRPQRLNNRVDDAVLLSLLFVIGVSGFFIEATRIAATLPPWRAWSPVGNWLATFVAPLGQADKLSLHRLLWWGHLVVSMGFVAYLPYSKLFHILVSPANVYFKSLGPRGELLPIDIESSETFGVTRMNEFTWKQLLDLDACTSCGRCQDVCPAHATGKPLSPKQLILDLREQMGREGQSSRADTPGQGTRALLGEAVADEVLWSCTTCFACQERCPVAIEHVRKIVDMRRALVLTEARFPQELNPAFRGLETNANPWGISSASRAAWTEGLGVPSIQERPDAEYLWFVGCAGSFDDRGVKISRALAHLLNAAGVSYAVLGAEESCCGDPARRAGNEYVAMTLMQQNVELFGRYGVKKVLTSCPHCYNVLKNEYRQFGGSYQVVHHSELLAQLLAEGRLRPTGSVASEVVFHDSCYLGRYNNIYSRPREVLQAATGKPPRELSRHKQRSFCCGAGGGRMWMEERLGTRINHARTDEALATGAQTLAVACPFCLIMLDDGVKDRGAEERMRVLDIAQVLAQVV